The following are encoded in a window of Brevibacillus sp. DP1.3A genomic DNA:
- a CDS encoding metalloregulator ArsR/SmtB family transcription factor — protein MQLNQLVTFYKALGDPTRVRILAILANGPLHGQALAGKLGVTPPTITHHMAKLREAGVVYERRDKNTIYFYLHEANVKRQSQAIVNVMEKAKDSTTEDIFAQDNSHVQRRHQMAAEKMQVIRSFITPDGKLKQIPSQRKKKLIVFEHMVRGLEKDRKYKEQEINEYIRQFHEDYATIRREFIMNHYMYREEGIYELNPEEMWTKAEDLQ, from the coding sequence TTGCAATTAAACCAACTCGTCACCTTTTACAAAGCACTCGGAGACCCGACGCGCGTACGCATTCTCGCGATTTTGGCAAATGGTCCCCTGCACGGACAGGCGTTGGCAGGCAAGCTCGGCGTAACACCTCCTACCATCACCCACCATATGGCAAAGCTTCGAGAAGCAGGTGTCGTTTACGAACGTCGTGATAAAAACACCATTTACTTTTACCTGCACGAAGCCAATGTAAAACGCCAGTCGCAGGCAATCGTGAACGTCATGGAAAAAGCAAAGGATTCGACAACAGAGGACATTTTTGCGCAAGACAACTCACATGTTCAGAGGAGGCACCAGATGGCAGCGGAAAAAATGCAGGTCATTCGCAGCTTCATTACGCCAGATGGCAAGCTGAAACAAATTCCGTCCCAGCGGAAGAAAAAGCTGATCGTCTTTGAACACATGGTCCGTGGGTTAGAAAAAGACCGCAAATACAAGGAACAAGAGATCAACGAATACATTCGCCAATTCCACGAGGATTATGCTACGATTCGCCGGGAATTCATCATGAATCATTATATGTATCGAGAAGAGGGCATCTATGAGCTGAACCCAGAGGAAATGTGGACAAAAGCCGAAGACCTGCAATA